Proteins encoded by one window of Cloeon dipterum chromosome 4, ieCloDipt1.1, whole genome shotgun sequence:
- the ACC gene encoding acetyl-CoA carboxylase isoform X4, translating into MVHTGRCHSHRYRPSMSQGTVLKAKMLEKDFIVATPEEFVKKFGGTRVINKVLIANNGIAAVKCMRSIRRWSYEMFRHERAIRFVVMVTPEDLKANAEYIKMADHYVAVPGGTNNNNYANVELIIDIALRSQVQAVWAGWGHASENPKLPELLHKNNIAFIGPPEKAMWALGDKIASSIVAQTAEIPTLPWSGSELIAQYSGKKIKISTELYKKGCITTAEEGLTAAQKIGFPVMIKASEGGGGKGIRKAESVDEFPNLFRQVQQEVPGSPIFVMKLAKCARHLEVQLLADQYGNAISLFGRDCSIQRRHQKIIEEAPCVIAIEEVFEQMEKAAVRLAKMVGYVSAGTVEYLYDTDGNFFFLELNPRLQVEHPCTEMVADVNLPAAQLQVAMGLPLHRIKDIRMLYSEPPWTDTEIDFDNPRHKPQPVGHVIAARITSENPDEGFKPSSGTVQELNFRSSKNVWGYFSVAAAGGLHEFADSQFGHCFSWGEDREQARENLVIALKELSIRGDFRTTVEYLITLLETESFQSNVINTQWLDKLISERVKAEKPDILLGVICGALQIADKNIESSFQNFKTSLEKGQIQGSNTLENSMTVELINEEFKYIVQVTRSGPESYFLIMNGSFKEVDYHRMADGALLLSIDGASYLTYMKEEVDRWRIVIGNQTCVFEKENDPSLLRSPSAGKLVNWLIEDGGHVQSGQEYATIEVMKMMLNVAAPESGNIFQQKRPGAVLDAGALIARLELDDPSLVTRAQKYEGPLMDAQIGVAYNDKLNYIHNSYRQKLENTLAGYCLPDPYHVQRCKEIIEKFMSSLRDPNLPLLELQEVISSISGRIPPSVEKKIRKLMSQYQSNITSVLAQFPSQQIAGVIDSHAATLQKRADRDVFFLTTQGIVQLVQRYRNGIRGRMKTAVHELLRQYYEVESQFQLGHYDKCVSAIREKHKDDMAAVTSTIFSHTQVAKKNVLVTMLIDHLWANEPGLTDELASTLSELTSLNRSEHSRVALRARQVLIAAHQPAYELRHNQMESIFLSAIDMYGHEFHPENLQKLILSETSIFDILHDFFYHTNKAVCMASLEVYLRRAYISYDLTRLEHLELSGEICCIHFQFLLPTSHPNRIPHNRNGGPDEVVDATYDLENCQRTGVMAAFTTYEEFEKYSEELIDVLDDMANGRCVSPGDMEAVEGSEGRLSTSINISTSHGEHAVEQINKRVEPFYILNVAVKQSSNDIDDNTMAKKLAAFCANHADDLAERSIRRVTFLVLDRQKFPKFFTFRHRDGYREDRIYRHLEPALAFQLELNRMKNYNLEALPTANQKMHLYLGKAKVAEGQEVTDFRFFIRSIIRHSDLITKEASFEYLQNEGERVILEAMDELEVAFSHPDSRRTDCNHIFLNFVPSVIMDPAKIEECVTNMVLRYGPRLWKLRVLQAELRMAIRTSPGAKLTNIRLCLANDSGYYLDINLYKEVTDPKSGVIKFESYGSRQGVLHGLPISTPYVTKDYLQQKRFQAQVAGTTYVYDYPDMFRQNTEKLWKEFIEGRPGEDLQIPSQVIDCVELVLESDGVLVEQKRLPGENNAGMVAWRITLYTPEYPTGRDIIVIANDITFRVGSFGPDEDLVFLKASELSRKLKIPRIYLSANSGARIGLADELKPLFKVAWEDPDEPDKGFKYLYLTPEDFKKVSAMNSVHAILIDDEGEARYKITDIIGKEDGLGVENLRYAGMIAGETSQAYQDIVTISMVTCRAIGIGSYLVRLGQRVIQLDNSHIILTGYAALNKLLGREVYASNNQLGGVQIMYNNGVSHTTAKGDLEGVYTILQWLSYIPNRKGGPLPIITPVDPIERDVTYMPTKAPYDPRWMLAGRPSPTNANAWESGFFDAGSFQEILQPWAQTVVCGRARLGGIPVGVIAVETRTVELNLPADPANLDSEAKTISQAGQVWFPDSAYKTAQAIQDFGREDLPLFIFANWRGFSGGMKDMYEQVVKFGAYIVDGLHQYKQPIIVYIPPNGELRGGAWAVVDPSINPRHMEMYADPESRGGVLEPEGIVEIRFRAKDLIKVMRRLDPTLIKLIEQQNSTSDPSVATKISEREKFLLPMYHQVAVHFADLHDLPERMLEKGVIQDIVPWRSSRKILYWRMRRLLLEEQVKTQLETVQPELGPGQTEAMLRRWFVEDRGQTQVHLWDNNEEIVQWLLKQLDEQFRSTSIVQENIRCVHRDAVVRRVTAALNECPEIALDAMVQIAQRMSPHQIAEAIRTLAHLNPELAQGTTPSTLQTPTIESEDK; encoded by the exons ATGGTGCACACCGGCCGCTGCCACTCGCACAGATACAG GCCTAGCATGTCCCAAGGGACAGTGCTCAAGGCGAAAATGCTGGAAAAGGACTTCATTGTGGCAACTCCTGAGGAATTTGTCAAGAAATTCGGAGGCACAAGAGTCATCAATAAG GTTCTGATTGCCAACAATGGAATCGCCGCCGTCAAGTGCATGCGGTCCATCCGAAGATGGTCGTACGAGATGTTCAGGCACGAGAGGGCCATCAGGTTTGTCGTCATGGTAACACCAGAGGATTTGAAAG CTAATGCTGAGTACATCAAGATGGCAGATCATTATGTGGCTGTACCTGGAGGGActaacaacaataattacgCCAATGTAGAATTGATTATTGACATTGCACTGCGATCGCAAGTTCAG GCTGTTTGGGCTGGTTGGGGGCATGCTTCAGAAAACCCAAAACTGCCGGAATTGCTTCATAAGAACAATATTGCATTTATTGGACCCCCAGAGAAAGCTATGTGGGCATTGGGAGACAAAATCGCTTCAAGTATTGTAGCTCAAACTGCGGAAATTCCAACACTGCCATGGTCCGGTTCAG AACTCATTGCTCAATACAGCGGAAAGAAAATCAAGATATCCACTGAGTTGTACAAAAAGGGTTGCATTACCACTGCTGAGGAAGGATTGACTGCAGCTCAGAAGATTGGATTTCCTGTCATGATCAAAGCCAGTGAGGGAGGCGGTGGCAAGGGTATCAGGAAAGCTGAAAGTGTTGATGAGTTCCCAAACCTATTCAGAcag GTGCAACAAGAGGTGCCAGGCTCTCCAATTTTTGTGATGAAGCTAGCAAAGTGTGCGCGCCATTTGGAGGTGCAACTTTTGGCTGATCAGTATGGCAATGCCATTTCCCTTTTTGGCCGTGACTGCTCTATCCAGAGACGTCaccaaaaaatcattgaagaGGCTCCTTGTGTAATTGCCATTGAAGAAGTGTTTGAACAAATGGAGAAGGCAGCTGTACGTTTGGCAAAAATGGTCGGCTACGTGAGTGCAGGCACTGTGGAGTACCTGTATGATACGGATGGAAACTTTTTCTTCCTTGAGCTCAATCCGAGGCTCCAAGTGGAACATCCTTGCACTGAAATGGTAGCTGACGTTAACTTGCCGGCTGCCCAGCTGCAG GTTGCTATGGGCCTGCCTTTGCACCGCATCAAAGATATCAGGATGCTGTACAGCGAGCCTCCATGGACAGACACTGAGATTGATTTTGACAACCCAAGGCACAAGCCACAACCTGTCGGACACGTCATTGCTGCTCGCATCACCAGTGAAAATCCCGATGAAG GTTTCAAGCCCAGCTCTGGAACAGTTCAAGAGTTAAATTTCCGCTCATCCAAGAATGTTTGGGGGTACTTCAGTGTGGCAGCTGCTGGCGGTTTGCACGAATTTGCTGACTCACAATTTGGCCATTGTTTCTCGTGGGGAGAAGACAGAGAACAGGCTAGAGA AAACCTTGTCATTGCCCTCAAGGAGCTGTCTATCAGAGGCGATTTCCGCACAACTGTTGAGTACTTGATAACTCTTCTAGAAACCGAGAGTTTCCAATCCAATGTGATCAACACCCAGTGGCTGGACAAGCTTATTTCTGAGCGAGTGAAAGCTGAAAAGCCAGACATTCTTCTTGGTGTTATTTGCGGAGCGCTGCAAATTGCAGACAAAAATATCGAGTCatctttccaaaatttcaagacGTCTCtagaaaa aggACAAATCCAGGGATCCAATACTCTTGAAAACAGCATGACTGTTGAGCTAATTAATGAAGAATTCAAGTACATTGTGCAGGTCACTCGGTCTGGTCCAGAATCTTATTTTCTCATCATGAATGGCTCATTCAAGGAAGTTGACTATCACAGAATGGCTGATGGAG CTCTCCTGTTATCTATCGACGGAGCCAGTTACCTGACATATATGAAGGAAGAGGTGGACCGCTGGCGCATTGTCATTGGCAACCAGACCTGTGTGTTTGAGAAAGAAAACGATCCCTCACTTCTGCGATCACCATCCGCTGGCAAACTGGTCAACTGGCTCATTGAGGACGGAGGACATGTCCAAAGTGGCCAGGAGTACGCAACAATCGAAGTGATGAAAATGATGCTGAACGTCGCCGCCCCAGAGAGTGGAAACATCTTCCAACAGAAACGACCTGGCGCGGTGCTGGACGCAGGCGCACTTATTGCCCGGCTTGAGCTTGATGACCCCAGCCTGGTGACCAGGGCTCAAAAGTACGAGGGGCCTCTGATGGATGCGCAAATTGGTGTGGCGTACAATGACAAGCTCAACTATATCCACAACAGCTACAGGCAAAAGCTGGAAAATACTCTTGCCGGATATTGCTTGCCTGACCCTTACCATGTGCAGCGATGCAAAGAAATCATTGAGAAGTTCATGAGCTCTCTCAGGGACCCCAACCTCCCTCTACTTGAACTGCAG GAAGTGATTTCATCCATCTCTGGTCGCATTCCACCGTCAGTGGAAAAGAAAATCCGCAAATTGATGTCTCAGTACCAAAGCAACATCACCTCTGTTCTTGCTCAATTCCCAAGTCAGCAAATTGCAGGCGTAATTGACTCCCACGCAGCCACTCTGCAGAAAAGAGCTGACCGCGACGTGTTCTTCCTCACAACTCAGGGCATTGTGCAGCTAGTGCAGCGTTATAGAAACGGCATTAGAGGTCGCATGAAGACTGCTGTTCACGAGCTTCTGCGACAATATTACGAAGTTGAAAGCCAGTTCCAGCTTG GTCATTACGACAAATGTGTGTCTGCCATAAGAGAAAAGCACAAGGATGACATGGCAGCAGTGACAAGCACAATTTTCTCGCACACACAGGTTGCGAAGAAAAACGTGCTTGTGACTATGTTGATCGACCACTTGTGGGCAAACGAGCCTGGTCTCACCGATGAACTCGCCTCCACTCTCAGCGAACTGACCTCTCTTAACCGCTCTGAGCACTCTAGGGTGGCTCTCAGGGCCAGACAAGTGCTGATCGCAGCTCACCAGCCTGCCTACGAACTTCGACATAACCAGATGGAGTCGATTTTCCTCTCAGCAATCGACATGTATGGCCACGAGTTCCATCCGGAAAATTTACAGAAACTGATTCTCTCTGAGACGTCAATCTTTGATATTCTGCACGACTTCTTCTACCACACGAACAAAGCTGTTTGCATGGCTTCTCTTGAGGTGTACCTGAGGAGGGCATACATTTCGTATGACCTGACACGATTGGAACATTTGGAACTTTCTGGCGAAATTTGTTGCATCCACTTCCAATTCCTGCTGCCCACCTCTCACCCCAACCGCATTCCTCACAATCGAAACGGTGGACCAGATGAAGTTGTTGATGCCACCTATGATCTGGAAAATTGCCAGCGCACGGGGGTAATGGCAGCGTTTACCACCTATGAGGAATTTGAGAAGTACTCAGAAGAATTAATTGATGTGTTGGACGATATGGCCAATGGTCGCTGTGTCTCGCCTGGTGACATGGAAGCTGTGGAAGGCAGCGAAGGCCGCCTCTCGACCTCAATCAACATCAGCACATCTCATGGAGAGCATGCTGTTGAGCAGATCAATAAG AGGGTTGAACCATTTTACATCTTGAACGTCGCCGTCAAGCAATCGTCAAACGATATAGATGACAACACCATGGCCAAAAAATTAGCCGCATTTTGCGCAAATCACGCTGATGATCTGGCAGAGCGGAGCATCAGGAGAGTCACGTTCTTGGTGCTGGACCGCCAAAAGTTCCCAAAGTTCTTCACCTTCAGGCATCGCGATGGATACAGGGAGGACAGAATTTACAGGCACTTAGAGCCAGCTCTTGCATTCCAATTGGAGTTGAATAGAATGAAGAATTATAATTTGGAAGCTTTACCTACGGCCAATCAGAAAATGCACCTCTATCTGGGAAAAGCAAAG GTCGCGGAAGGTCAAGAGGTGACAGACTTCCGTTTCTTCATCCGCTCAATCATCAGGCACTCTGATTTAATTACCAAAGAAGCTTCCTTTGAGTACCTCCAAAATGAGGGCGAACGAGTTATCCTTGAAGCCATGGATGAGCTGGAAGTTGCGTTTTCGCATCCGGACAGCAGACGAACTGACTGCAACCACATTTTCCTCAACTTTGTACCATCTGTTATCATGGATCCAGCCAAG ATTGAAGAATGCGTTACAAACATGGTGCTTCGGTATGGTCCACGCCTTTGGAAGCTGAGAGTGTTGCAGGCAGAACTGAGAATGGCCATCAGGACCTCGCCTGGGGCGAAACTAACAAACATCAGACTCTGCTTGGCCAATGACTCTGGCTATTATCTTGATATTAACCTCTACAAAGAAGTCACTGATCCCAAATCTGGAGTG ATCAAGTTTGAGTCTTATGGCTCTCGACAAGGAGTTCTGCATGGGCTGCCTATTTCCACACCATATGTGACCAAGGATTACCTCCAACAAAAGAGATTCCAGGCACAAGTTGCAGGAACTACTTACGTTTACGATTACCCTGACATGTTCAGGCAAAACACAGAAAAACTCTGGAAGGAGTTTATTGAGGGCAGACCAGGAG AGGACTTGCAGATTCCTTCTCAAGTCATTGACTGCGTCGAGTTGGTGCTGGAGTCTGATGGTGTTCTTGTAGAACAAAAGCGTCTCCCTGGAGAGAACAAT GCTGGAATGGTCGCTTGGAGGATCACCCTGTACACGCCAGAATATCCCACAGGACGTGACATAATTGTCATTGCTAACGACATCACATTCAGAGTGGGCTCGTTTGGACCAGATGAAGATCTGGTCTTTTTGAAAGCATCGGAACTTTCCAGAAAGCTGAAAATACCAAGAATCTACCTGTCGGCAAACAGCGGTGCCAGAATCGGACTTGCTGACGAGTTGAAGCCATTGTTCAAAGTTGCTTGGGAGGATCCAGATGAACCTGACAAG GGCTTCAAGTATCTGTACTTGACCCCAGAGGACTTCAAAAAAGTTTCCGCAATGAACTCTGTGCACGCTATTTTGATTGATGATGAAGGTGAAGCCAGATACAAAATTACAGACATCATTG GTAAGGAAGATGGTCTTGGCGTTGAGAACCTGCGTTACGCTGGCATGATTGCTGGAGAAACGTCTCAAGCGTACCAAGATATTGTCACCATTTCCATGGTAACCTGCAGAGCTATTGGTATTGGCTCCTATCTTGTTCGTCTTGGACAGCGAGTCATCCAGCTGGACAACTCCCACATCATCCTGACTGGCTATGCTGCTCTTAACAaa CTCCTTGGAAGGGAAGTCTATGCATCTAACAACCAGCTGGGTGGAGTTCAAATCATGTACAATAATGGTGTGTCTCACACTACTGCCAAGGGTGACTTGGAAGGCGTGTACACCATCCTCCAGTGGCTCTCATACATTCCAAAC CGCAAAGGTGGTCCCTTGCCCATTATTACCCCTGTTGACCCCATTGAGAGAGATGTGACTTACATGCCCACTAAGGCACCCTATGATCCTAGATGGATGTTGGCTGGCCGACCTAGTCCAA CCAACGCAAATGCCTGGGAGAGCGGATTCTTTGACGCTGGCTCATTCCAGGAAATCTTGCAGCCTTGGGCTCAGACTGTTGTTTGTGGCAGGGCCAGGCTGGGAGGCATTCCAGTAGGAGTAATTGCTGTGGAAACTAGGACGGTAGAGCTCAACTTGCCTGCTGACCCTGCTAATTTAGATTCTGAAGCCAAG ACCATCTCGCAAGCTGGTCAAGTGTGGTTCCCTGACTCGGCGTACAAAACAGCGCAGGCCATTCAAGACTTCGGCCGCGAGGACTTGCCCCTGTTTATTTTCGCCAATTGGCGTGGCTTCTCTGGCGGCATGAAAGACATGTACGAGCAGGTAGTCAAATTTGGCGCCTACATCGTGGACGGCCTTCACCAGTACAAGCAGCCCATCATTGTCTACATTCCACCAAACGGGGAGCTGCGAGGTGGCGCCTGGGCCGTCGTCGACCCCTCCATAAACCCGCGTCACATGGAAATGTACGCCGACCCCGAGAGCAGAGGAGGCGTGCTCGAGCCTGAGGGCATTGTGGAAATCAGGTTCAGGGCGAAGGACCTGATCAAGGTGATGCGCAGGCTCGACCCGACCCTGATCAAGCTCATCGAGCAGCAGAACAGCACCAGCGACCCTTCGGTTGCAACTAAGATTTCGGAGCGGGAAAAGTTCTTGCTGCCCATGTACCACCAAGTGGCGGTCCACTTTGCCGACCTGCATGACTTGCCCGAGAGGATGCTGGAGAAGGGAGTTATCCAAGACATTGTCCCTTGGAGATCTTCGAGGAAGATTCTCTACTGGCGGATGCGGCGGTTGCTCTTGGAGGAGCAAGTCAAAACTCAGCTCGAGACGGTGCAACCTGAACTCGGCCCTGGCCAGACTGAAGCCATGCTACGGAGGTGGTTCGTCGAAGATAGAGGTCAAACTCAG gttcACCTTTGGGACAACAACGAGGAGATAGTTCAATGGCTCTTGAAGCAGCTTGACGAGCAGTTCCGCAGTACATCCATTGTCCAAGAAAACATTCGTTGCGTCCACAGGGACGCCGTTGTGCGCAGAGTCACTGCGGCTTTGAAC GAGTGCCCCGAAATTGCGCTTGACGCAATGGTTCAAATTGCACAACGAATGAGCCCTCATCAAATAGCGGAGGCGATCCGCACCCTGGCTCACCTAAACCCTGAGCTGGCTCAGGGAACAACTCCCTCAACCCTGCAAACACCGACTATAGAGTCTGAAGACAAATGA